In Gymnogyps californianus isolate 813 chromosome 6, ASM1813914v2, whole genome shotgun sequence, a single window of DNA contains:
- the ITPRIP gene encoding inositol 1,4,5-trisphosphate receptor-interacting protein — translation MPVGIFRVCLVVITAIVNHPLLFPKENGTVPENSEEIIRKMKEREESLRLEQLRLEQEIADQEATQKNLEKAAEVVEESKEEKVRWDTWTALSMVIFLLIELWRQDFQEGIWQDTGGEEDDMAVLGKAFKGVAFPDKAVLASFYEKRILGTTGDMARMREMVEGFADDLLEALRSVCNRDADMEVEDCMGVGSMYENWRVRKPFVCDLIVPFAPPEPYCFRSQTWCSGDSFPPDEQGYGTIKVCRADKDVAGCICDKTKLGEDMLCLLHSQVNTTRPSSEMEDLLCFKNTQYLDADQVMKWFQIAVTKAWNRISHKYEFDLSFSLLDSPGALKIKFRSGKSIAFNLTPVVQYENSDVYFISHFPRSGLAADLPSSTHWFLTFAVYERRFIQLVSKMLPANACHVSCLQILSFLHGKQCSLTGPSGLTNYHLKTVMLHLLQARSSQDWAPEKLEARLQDMLKFLEKCLHEKKLCHFFIGNGKVPAELGFPIIFQRAEPLNLFRPFVLRRDVYRKTVDTFHEMLRNTSALINEYTVHIPLAHTNGIHKESL, via the coding sequence ATGCCCGTGGGAATCTTCCGGGTGTGCCTAGTGGTGATTACAGCTATTGTCAACCACCCGCTCCTCTTCCCTAAAGAGAATGGCACTGTTCCCGAGAACTCGGAAGAAATCATCCGGAAGATGAAGGAGCGGGAGGAGAGCCTTCGGCTGGAGCAGTTGCGCTTGGAGCAGGAAATTGCAGACCAGGAAGCCACACAGAAGAATCTGGAAAAGGCTGCAGAGGTagtggaggaaagcaaagaggaaaaggtCCGATGGGATACGTGGACTGCCCTTTCCATGGTCATCTTCCTACTGATCGAGCTCTGGAGGCAGGATTTCCAGGAAGGGATTTGGCAGGacacaggaggagaagaagatgACATGGCTGTCCTGGGGAAAGCATTTAAAGGTGTGGCCTTCCCTGACAAGGCCGTCTTGGCCAGCTTCTACGAGAAGCGCATCCTGGGTACCACCGGAGACATGGCCAGGATGCGGGAGATGGTGGAAGGCTTTGCAGATGACCTGCTGGAAGCCTTGAGGAGTGTTTGTAACCGGGATGCTGACATGGAAGTGGAGGACTGCATGGGTGTGGGGAGCATGTATGAGAATTGGAGAGTGCGTAAACCTTTTGTCTGTGATCTGATAGTGCCTTTTGCCCCCCCAGAGCCATACTGTTTTCGGTCCCAGACCTGGTGCTCTGGCGACTCTTTTCCCCCAGATGAACAAGGTTATGGCACTATCAAGGTATGCAGGGCAGATAAGGATGTGGCAGGTTGCATTTGTGACAAGACTAAACTAGGGGAAGATATGCTGTGCCTCCTCCATAGCCAAGTCAATACTACCAGGCCCAGCAGTGAGATGGAAGACCTCCTGTGCTTCAAAAATACTCAATATCTGGATGCCGACCAAGTCATGAAGTGGTTCCAGATTGCGGTCACCAAGGCCTGGAACAGAATCTCCCACAAGTATGAGTTTGACCTCTCCTTCAGCCTCCTGGACTCCCCGGGAGCCCTGAAGATAAAATTTAGGTCAGGGAAATCGATTGCCTTCAACCTCACCCCTGTGGTGCAGTACGAGAACTCCGATGTTTACTTCATCTCTCATTTCCCTCGGAGCGGCCTGGCAGCAGACCTCCCCTCCAGCACTCACTGGTTTCTCACCTTTGCAGTGTATGAGAGGAGGTTCATCCAGCTGGTCTCCAAAATGCTGCCTGCTAATGCCTGCCATGTCAGCTGCCTTCAgatcctctccttcctccatgGGAAGCAGTGCAGCCTCACAGGTCCAAGCGGGCTCACCAACTACCACCTGAAGACAGTAATGCTGCATCTTCTGCAGGCACGTTCCAGTCAGGACTGGGCCCCAGAGAAGTTGGAGGCCCGTCTACAGGACATGCTGAAATTCCTGGAGAAATGTTTGCATGAGAAGAAGCTCTGCCACTTCTTCATTGGCAATGGGAAGGTACCAGCAGAGCTAGGCTTCCCCATCATATTCCAGAGGGCTGAGCCTCTCAACCTTTTCCGTCCCTTTGTGCTACGCAGGGACGTTTACAGGAAGACAGTGGACACTTTCCACGAGATGCTCAGGAACACATCTGCACTGATAAATGAGTACACAGTGCACATTCCCCTTGCACACACCAATGGGATCCATAAGGAATCTCTCTAA